In the Bacillus sp. FJAT-42376 genome, GCCCATATTCTTACATACGGTATTGATCAGCAAGCTGACATAATGGCATCCAATATTGTCATGACGGCGAGCGGGACTGAATTTCTTCTTCAAACACCGTTTGGCTCAAGAAAAATGAAACTGAAATTAATTGGAAAGTTCAGTGTCTATAATGTTCTTGCAGCGATAGCCGCAAGTCTTGCTACCGGTATTGAGCTTGAAACAGCAGCGGAAGCGCTGGAAAAAGCAGCCGGTGTCAGAGGGCGGTTTGAATTGGTGGATGCCGGTCAGCCGTTTGCTGTTATTGTGGATTATGCCCATACACCGGACAGTCTTGAAAATGTGCTGACAACCACCCAGAGCTTCTCTTCCGGACGGACTTTCGTTGTGGTAGGATGCGGAGGAGACCGCGATAAAACAAAACGGCCGATTATGGCTCAAATCGCCGTTAAATATGCAGAAGAACCTATTTTTACTTCTGATAATCCAAGAAGCGAGGACGCGATGGATATCCTTGCAGATATGGAGGAAGGAGTACAGGGAGCCTACTACCATTCGATTGCAAACAGGGAACAGGCGATTTATTTCGCGATCGCGAATGCACGTCCTGGAGATGTGGTGCTGATTGCAGGCAAAGGACATGAAACGTATCAGCAAATCGGGGACCACGTTTATGATTTTGATGACAGGGAAGTAGCCTTGAAGGCCATCAGCAGCCTCAAAATCGGAAAAAGCGCTGCACTCGCGGACAAGGAAGATTAAGGAAGAGAGTTGTAAAAGAAAATGGACTTGTTAACACGTTGTAAACATATTGAATCTAAAAAAGCATATGATGGTCACAAAGAGACAAGGATGGGGCTAGAAGGAGGAAGACGCAGTGCTTGAGCAAGTCATTTTATTTACCATTATGATGGGGTTTTTAATTAGCGTCCTGCTATCTCCTATCTTTATTCCTTTTTTAAGAAGATTGAAATTTGGACAAAGCATTCGGGATGAAGGACCTAAATCCCATATGAAAAAGACAGGTACACCGACCATGGGCGGAATTATGATCATCCTCTCGATTATCGTAACAACCCTCGTGATGACCGGGAAATTTTCTCAGCCGAGTGTGGAAATGTGGCTGCTTATCTTCGTAACATTCGGATATGGCGTACTCGGATTTTTAGATGACTTTATAAAAGTTGTAATGAAACGGAATCTGGGCTTAACATCAAAGCAAAAGCTGATTGGTCAAATCATGATTGCCGTTGTTTTTTACCTTGTATTCAGACAATATCATTTTTCAACTGAAATTCGTGTGCCCGGTACAGAATTCGCGTTTGATTTAGGCTGGGCGTATGTACTGCTCATCGTCTTCATGCTGGTCGGAGGATCAAATGCTGTAAACCTGACTGACGGGCTGGACGGTCTGCTGTCGGGGACTGCAGCGATTGCATTTGGGGCATTCGCTATTCTTGCCTGGAATCAGTCACAATACGATGTAGCCATATTTTCGGTGGCAGTAGCCGGCGCGGTGCTCGGGTTCCTTGTCTTTAATGCACATCCTGCGAAGGTGTTTATGGGGGATACGGGTTCGCTTGCCCTCGGAGGAGCCATTGTAACAGTGGCTATTTTAACAAAGCTTGAGATTCTTCTCGTTCTGATCGGCGGAATCTTTGTCCTTGAAACTCTTTCCGTCATTATTCAGGTAATCTCATTTAAAACGACTGGAAAACGGGTATTTAAAATGAGTCCGCTGCATCACCATTATGAACTGTCCGGCTGGTCTGAATGGCGTGTTGTAGTCACGTTTTGGACAGTCGGTTTGATATTTGCCATGATCGGAATTTATATTGAGGTGTGGATGTAAAGTGAAGACGATTGATTTATACAAGGGTAAATCTGTTTTGGTTTTAGGACTGGCGAAAAGCGGTCTTGCCGCAGCGAAATTGCTGCAGAAACTGGGTGCATCTGTTACGGTCAACGATATGAAACCGCTCGATGAAAATGAAGCAGCCCGGGAATTACAAACAATGGGTATTCATGTCATCTGCGGAAGCCATCCGGATAAGCTTCTTGAAGACCGCAAAATTGAAATGGTGGTTAAAAATCCAGGTATCCCATACTCAAATCCGGTGCTTGTTCAGGCAGCCGGCATGGGAATTCCAGTCTTGACAGAAGTGGAGCTTGCCTATCAGATTTCCGAAGCGGATATAATCGGAATTACAGGTTCAAACGGCAAAACGACGACGACCACCCTTGTATTCGAAATGCTTAAAAAAGACGGCAAACAGCCTCTTATAGCCGGAAACATTGGGACGGTTGCGTGCGAGGTGGCCGAGAAAGCAAAGCCAGACCAGGTGATTGTCATGGAGCTTTCTTCCTTCCAGCTCCAGGGAACGGAAACGTTCAAGCCATCAGCTGCTGTTGTACTGAATTTATTTGATGCCCACCTTGACTATCACGGTACGAAAGATGCGTATGCAGCGGCTAAAGGGAAAATCTATGAAAACCTGACGGACAGTGAGATTGCTGTTATGAATGCTGATGATCAGGAAGCATCCAGACTCGGAGATGCCTCAAAAGGAAAACGGGTTTATTTTTCCGTTCACCGCGACCTTGGGCAGGGCGCATTCATTAAGGATGAAGCTATTTGGTATAACGATGAACAAATTATTTCTGTAAAAGATATCGTGCTTCCGGGTAAGCATAACCTGGAAAATATTCTGGCAGCCATATGTCTTGTGAAAACGAGAGGGTGTTCAAACGAGGCAATCCGCCAAGTGCTGACCTCATTTTCGGGTGTTATTCACAGACTTCAGTTTGTCCGGAACGTCAAAGGACGTAAATTTTACAATGATTCCAAAGCGACGAATATTCTCGCAACCTCGAAAGCTCTTGAAGCATTTGAACAGCCTGTCATTCTTCTTGCCGGCGGACTGGACCGCGGGAATGGCTTTGACGAGCTGAAAAAATCCATGAAGTATGTCAAAGCATTGATTACATTCGGGGAAACAGCACCGAAGCTTGAAAAGACGGCGGAAGAACTCGGAATAGAAGTGATCAAACGTGTCGATAATGTGGAACAGGCAGCCGGCGCGGCTTACGATCAATCAGAATCCGGTGATATTATTCTTCTGTCCCCGGCATGTGCAAGCTGGGATCAGTATAAGACATTTGAACAAAGAGGAGACATGTTTGCAAGCGCCGTGCATAAGCTAGATTAAGGGCTCGTACCAGTTAGGGCCTGACCTTTAGAGGAAATAGAGGTGTACGGCTTTGACGGCGAAAAAGACGACTCCGGATTTTATCTTGATTATTGTGACACTTTTGCTTCTTACAGTAGGATTGATCATGGTCTACAGTGCCAGTGCCATTTGGGCGGATTACAAATTCGATGATTCATTTTTCTTTGCGAAAAGGCAGCTGCTTTTTGCGGGAATCGGAATTATCGGAATGTTTTTCATCATGAACGTGGATTACTGGACGTGGAGGACTTGGGCAAAAATTCTTCTGCTGGTCTGCTTTGTTTTGCTGATTGCGGTCCTGATTCCAGGAATCGGAATGGAGCGGAATGGCTCAAGAAGCTGGATTGGCGTAGGGGCCTTTTCCATTCAGCCCTCTGAATTTATGAAATTTGCCATGATTGTATTTTTAGCAAAATATTTATCTGAACATCAAAAAAAAATTACGTCCTTCAGGAAAGGACTCATACCTTCTCTTGGACTTGTTTTTATTGCGTTTGGCATGATTATGCTTCAGCCGGACCTTGGCACTGGAACCGTTATGGTGGGGACTTGTATCATTATGATTTTCACAGCCGGTGCGCGCATCTGGCACTTCGGTTTTCTTGGTCTCCTTGGTGTAGGCGGTTTTGCAGCGCTCGTTCTTTCCGCTCCATACCGCATGAAACGGATTACATCCTTTCTGGATCCGTGGCAGGATCCGCTGGGAAGCGGGTTTCAGATCATTCAGTCGCTTTATGCGATCGGTCCCGGCGGATTGTTCGGAATGGGCCTGGGGCAGAGCAGACAGAAATTCTTTTACCTGCCTGAGCCGCAGACTGACTTTATTTTTGCGATTCTTTCCGAGGAATTGGGCTTTATTGGAGGAACGCTCGTGCTGCTGCTGTTCTGTCTGCTTCTATGGAGAGGCATTCGAATTGCCCTTGGAGCGCCAGACCTTTACGGTGCGTTTCTCGCCGTTGGAATTATCGCCATGGTCGCTATACAGGTTATGATTAATATCGGAGTTGTTACGGGGCTGATGCCTGTAACAGGAATCACTCTCCCATTCCTGAGCTATGGAGGTTCTTCTCTCACACTCATGCTTATGGGGATCGGAGTTTTGCTGAATATCAGCAGGTATGCAAAATATTAAGCAGATAAAGCACCATTTGATGAGGCTGACCCTGCTCAGGCGGAAATGATGGACATTTTCCTTGGGCTACAGGGCCAGCCCATCCCATTTTCCCTATTATTCAGGAAATTAGGAGGAGTTTTTATGAAAGTAGCTGTAAGCGGCGGAGGTACGGGAGGCCATATCTATCCTGCACTTGCCCTTATTAAAGAAATGCAGAAAAAGCATCCCGATGCGGAATTTTTATATATAGGAACAGAAAACGGACTGGAAAAAGGAATAGTAGAAAGAGAGAACATCCCATTTAAGTCGATTGAAATCTCAGGGTTTAAGCGGAAAATCTCACTCGACAATGTCAGAACGGTTATGAGATTTCTAAAAGGGGTTCAGACCAGCAAGCGGTATTTAAAAGATTTCAAGCCGGATGCAGTGATTGGCACAGGAGGCTATGTTTGCGGTCCTGTGGTTTATGCTGCGGCAAAGATGAACATCCCGACAGTCATTCATGAACAAAACAGTCTTCCGGGAATTACGAATAAATTTCTAGCCAGGTATTCCGACAAAGTAGCCATCTGTTTTGAAGAAGCCAGAAGCTATTTTCCTGCAGACAAAGCTGTCATGACGGGCAACCCCCGAGCATCTGAAGTAGCCGGTGTTAATGGAGAAAAAGGCAAGTTGTCAGCGGGATTGAAGCCTGGAAAAAAATCCGTCCTTGTATTTGGGGGAAGCAGGGGAGCAAGGCCGATTAATAAAGCAATCCTTGAAGTGCTTCCGGAAATCGGAAAAAGAGACTATCAGCTTCTATATGTGACAGGAGAAGTTCATTACAAACAGGTGGCAGAAGAAGCTAAGTCGCTTGGCGCACCTGAAAATGTCATCATAAAACCTTTTATTCATAACATGCCGGAGGTGCTGGCGGGGGTCGATCTGATTGTCGGACGGGCGGGCGCTACCTCCATTGCCGAGATTACAGCTCTTGGACTTCCGAGTATTCTCATCCCAAGTCCTTACGTAACGGCGAATCACCAGGAAGTGAACGCAAGGTCTTTAAGTGATAAAGGGGCAGCTGTATTAATGCTGGAAAAGGATTTAAACGGCGAGAGTCTTCTTCGTGAAATGGATGAAGTAATGGAAAACGAAGCCAGGCTTTTGTGTATGAGAAAAGCCTCATCCGAAATCGGGATGCCGGATGCAGCATCAAGGCTTGCAGAAGTATTGGAAGAAGTTTCCCGCAAAAAATAAAGATTGCTTACAGGAGGTTATTATGGAAAACGTCATCAAGGAATTGGAACTGGCGGGGATTGGTAAAGTCTTCGTCAATGAACCGCTATCCAAGCATACAACCATGAAAATCGGCGGCCCGGCGGATTGCCTGGTCGTGCCTAAAGATATTAACAGCCTTGAAACAATCATCAAGATTGTCAAAAAAAACGGGGTGAAATGGAGAGCCATTGGCAGAGGATCGAATCTTCTCGTATCCGATGAAGGAATTGAAGGAGTCGTCATCAAGCTTGGCGAAGGGCTCGATCACATGGAAATCGACGGAGACGTTTTGACAGTCGGCGGCGGCTATTCTGTTATTAAACTGGCAACCATCATCAGCAAAAAGGGGCTTTCCGGACTGGAGTTTGCCAGCGGTATTCCTGGTTCCATAGGCGGCGCTGTTTATATGAATGCAGGTGCCCACGGCTCCGATATGAGCAAAATACTAATGAAGGCACATGTCCTTTTCGAAGATGGAACATTTGAATGGCTGACAAATGAAGACATGCACTTTTCCTACAGGACTTCTCTGCTTCAAAAAGAGCGGCCGGGAATTTGTCTTGAAGCGGTTCTAAAGCTTGAAGCAGGCGAGAAAGAGGAAATTGTAAAAGTCATGCAGAAAAACAAAGATTACCGGAGAGATACACAGCCTTGGAATTTCCCGTGCGCAGGAAGCATCTTCCGCAATCCGCTCCCAGAATACGCGGGATCTTTAGTAGAAAAAGCCGGATTAAAGGGCCATAAAATCGGCGGCGCACAAGTTTCGGAAATGCACGGTAACTTTATCGTCAATGCAGGCGGTGCCACTGCATCGGATGTGTTAAATCTGATAGCTTTTGTCAAAGAAACAATCCTTGAAAAAAACGGGATTGAACTTGAAACAGAGGTCGAAATTATCGGGCGAAATTCCTGAAGAAAGTGGCTTATATATTCCGGCTATTGTGCTATAATGACTAATATAGGAAAAATGTAAAACGGCATCCAGCATGCCGTTTGTTTATATTTCCCATTCTGTTTTGAATGAATTTTTCATGAAGGGTGACTGGGAATTTGAATAATCGAATGGAACAGGAAAAAATTGTTTCGATCGAAGACCGTATACCTAAACTGAAACAGCACCGCAAACAAAAAACGAATAAACGCCTTATTGCTTTTTTATGTCTATTCTTTGTATTGATCTTCCTCGTCATCTATTTTCAATCTCCTTTAAGCAAGATTTCTGTCGTTGAAGTGAAGGGGAACAGCCATTCAAGCAAAGAAACGATCCTAATGCAAAGCGGAATTTCTGCCGGGACAGGCTTTTGGAATCTGGATGGCGGACAGGCGGAAAGAGAAGTTAAAAAGCTGAAAGAAATAAAATCAGCACAAGTTTTAAAGACGTTCCCCAATAAAGTGACTGTCCAGGTCGAAGAGTATAAGCGCGTGGCTTATGCGGAAAAGAACGGTTCGTATATGCCGATACTTGAAAACGGGATCGTGCTGCCGGCAGATAAAGCGTCGCTGCCTTCTGATGCACCGATTTTAATCAACTGGAACGATGCGGATCAAATACAGGAAATGGCGTCAGCTCTGCTTGAAATTCCAAAGCCGATCGCTTCTTCCATTTCTGAAATCTATCATGCTCCGGAAAAGAATGATTCCTGGCACATCACTCTATATATGAATGAGGGCTTTGTCATCAGCGGTTCGGTAAGAAACATTGCCGAGAAAATTAAAGATTATCCCTCCATTGTGTCTCAGCTCAAGCCCGGTTCAAAAGGGATCATTCATATGGAGGTCGGAACCTATTTTGAATCCTATGACAAGCCGGCCGGCACCAAGGATAATCCAGAACAGGGAGTAAAAACAAATGAAACCCAGGGGTAAGTATGTTCTGCTTTCTATAGTCATGCTTGTTCTCGGTTATCTGATTGCCTTCTCCTATCAGCTGACAAATGAAACGAAGCAGGGCAGCATCTCGGCAGAACAGTGGAATAAAGAGTATGAATCGAGGCAGCTTCTCATTAATCAGGAAGAGAAAAACCTGAAACTGCAAGAAGAGCTGTCAGACAAACAAAAAAAAGTACAAAATTACGAAGAAATGCTGAAAAAAGATAAGCAGGCGGCAAGCGGTCTCGTCGATGAAATTGAAAAGCTCCGAATGTACGTTGGCGAAACTGGGGTCAAAGGGAAAGGTGTTCAAATCACCCTGGAAGATTCCTCCTACATACCAGCCAATGAAAATGCCAACAATTACATTGTCCATGAAAGCCACATTTTTAAAGTGATTAATGAATTATTGATTTCAGGCGCTTCTGCAGTGGCGATCAATGGACAGAGAGTCTCTTCCGATTCTTATATTTTCTGCAATGGCCCCGTTATTACGGTAGACGGGAATCAGTTTCCTGCCCCGTTTGTGATTTCCGCCATTGGAGACCCGGAAGTAATGATTGGAGCATTTACCATTTCAGGCGGTGTATCCGAAGAGCTTGTTTATGATAACATCGTAGTGAAGTCTGAAAAGAAGAATGAGATTACCATGAATCCGATGCTTCAGGGTGACCGAAAATCCTGATAACTCATCTAGGTAAGGAGCAAGGAATGTGTCAGGAAGGAAAAAGATAGCAGGCTATACTTTAATCATGGGCCTTTTCGGCTTCATGCTATCCGTTCAATTTTTATCCATAAAGGAGCCTGTAACGAGAGATACAAGAGACATTTGGGAAATTAGATCTGAACTGAAGCAAGAACAAAAGCAGCAGTCCGAGCTGTTAAAAGAAATCACAAAATATGATCAGCTAGTAAACACGTATGAATCTAATGAAGAAACCGCCAGAGAAGATGCACTGGAAAAAACACGTGACGAACTAAAAGTTCAAGCCGGTTTGACCGAAGTAAAAGGAGACGGACTGGTCCTTCATCTTGAACCGCTGTTTACAAAAGAGATAATTGGGGAAAGTACTATATCTGTCTCGCCTGATTTGCTCAGAAAACTGATCAATGAACTGAACACTTACGATGCAGAGCATATATCCGTGAATGGGCACAGGGTTGTCAGCACAACCGTTATCCGAGATATTAACGGAGTAACGAAGATGGACGGTTATCCACTTGACTCCCTCCCTATCGAGATTAAAGTGATTGCAGAGAATGCAAATAAACTTTCTGACAGGGTGAAAGCATCCGGTACCCACGATTTGTTTGCAGTCGATAACATTAAGCTGACAGATGAAGAACCGAGAAAAAACATCGTGATTCCCGGCAGCGATAAGAAAATCCGCATCGGGGAACTGAAGCCCTATGAAGGCAGCAAAGGGGGAGAAAACTGATGTGGCTTCCGGTGCTTGGACTGATTTTGGGAATTGCGCTTGGCTTTTCTACAGAATTTAAAATTCCAGCTGAGTATTCAAATTACTTGTCCATTGCCATTCTCGCGGCACTTGACACGCTGCTCGGAGGAATAAGGGCTCAGCTTCAAAACATTTATGATGAGCTCGTTTTCGTTTCTGGATTCTTTTTTAATATTCTTCTTGCCGCAGCTTTGGCTTTTCTGGGGGTGCACCTTGGTGTAGACTTATACCTGGTGGCAATTTTTGCCTTCGGAGTAAGGTTATTCCAGAATATTGCGGTGATCAGAAGGATTTTAATAGCAAAGTGGAGCGAATCAAGGCAAAAGGCAAAAAAAGTTGATTAAACAAGAGGGAAAAATGCATCTTTTGACGAATAATTTCTTATGGCATGTTTTCTCGCTATAAAATGAAGTATCATAAGGATGCAAACATCTAAACGGCAAGAGGATAAAAGATCGTGTTCAGATGGCTTTTGCCGGAAAAATTCTGATCTTCCCCGTATAGGAAATACGGATTGTCATGTAAAACACCAAATAATAGAATAGAAATGCAGAGAGATAAGGAGGTGCCATAGAATGAACAACAGTGAAATCTTCGTGAGTCTCGACATCGGTACATCCAGTGTGAAAGTGATCATCGGCGAAATGGCAGATGACACTTTGAACGTCATCGGTGTGGGGAATGTAAAATCAGAAGGATTAAAAAAAGGTTCGATCGTCGATATAGACGAAACCGTTCATTCTATTAAGAAAGCCGTGGAACAAGCGGAACGCATGGTGGGAATTCCCTTGAAAAGAGTTGTAGTGGGGGTTGCCGGCAACCATGTTCATCTTCAGGATTGTCATGGAGTAGTGGCTGTTTCCAGCGAAAACAGAGAAATAGCGAACGAAGATGTCCGCCGTGTCATTGAAGCGGCCCAGGTGATGTCTATTCCTCCTGAGAGAGAAATTATTGACGTTATTCCCCGTCAGTTCATTGTTGACGGACTGGATGAAATAAATGATCCCCGCGGTATGCTTGGGGTTCGGCTTGAGATGGAAGGGACTATCATTACCGGATCTAAAACGATCTTACATAATCTGCTTCGCTGTGTTGAGAGAGCGGGGCTCGAAATTACAGACATCTGCCTTCAGCCATTGGCTGCCGGTTCTGTCGCCTTGTCCCGCGATGAAAAAAATCTCGGGGTTGCCATGATTGACATTGGCGGAGGATCAACGACCATCGCTCTTTTTGAGCAGGGCCATCTGCGTACGTCATCTGTTCTCCCGATTGGCGGAGAGCATTTAACAAAGGATCTGTCGATCGGATTGCGTACTGCTACGGAAGAAGCAGAGAGAATCAAAGTGAAATACGGACATGCATTTTATGATCATGCTTCTCCTGATGAGGTTTTTGAAGTATCCATCATCGGAACAGATCAAAAACAGCAATTTAATCAGCTTGAAATCTCTGATATTATTGAAGCTAGACTTGAAGAATTATTTGAAATGGTCCAGCATGAACTGATGAGACTTGGTGTAAGAGACCTTCCGGGAGGTTTTGTGCTGACAGGCGGTACCGTCAGCATGCCGGGAGTGCTCGAACTGGCACAGGACATGCTGCAAAGCAGCGTGAGAATCGCAAGCCCCGATTATATTGGAGTAAGAGAACCGAAGTATATGACGGGAGTAGGGCTCATCCAGTTTGCGTATAAAAATGCTAAGATACAGGGAAGAAGAATTGGATCGAATGTGTCTCAGGAAGTATACGCCGAACAGGCTGCAGCTGCCGTAAGGGAAGAACCGCAGCAGAGAAGCAGCAGCAAACCGAAGCAAACGGAAGATAAGAAACAAAGCAAAGTGAAAAAGTTTTTTGGCTACTTCTTTGAATAAAACGATCAACCAGAAGTGATTGATGGATTAGGAGGATTATGCATGTTGGAGTTTGAAACGAATATTGACGGTCTAGCAACCATAAAAGTTATAGGGGTAGGCGGAGGCGGAAACAACGCTGTAAACCGCATGATCGAGCATGGAGTACAAGGGGTAGAGTTCATCGCCGTAAATACGGATGCACAAGCTCTTAACCTATCTAAAGCAGAAGTGAAAATGCAAATAGGTTCTAAGCTTACAAGAGGACTTGGAGCAGGTGCCAATCCTGAAGTAGGCAAAAAGGCTGCCGAAGAAAGCAAAGAGCAGATTGAAGAAGCACTTCGAGGGGCAGACATGGTCTTTGTAACAGCAGGTATGGGAGGCGGAACCGGAACCGGCGCGGCTCCAGTGATCGCGCAGATTGCGAAAGACTTAGGTGCTCTTACCGTTGGGGTTGTAACCCGCCCATTTACATTTGAAGGAAGAAAGCGGGCTATGCAGGCTTCCGGCGGAATTTCTTCTATGAAAGAATCAGTCGATACCCTGATTGTCATCCCTAACGACCGTTTGCTTGAAATTGTAGACAAAAACACACCGATGCTTGAAGCATTCCGTGAAGCCGATAACGTCCTTCGCCAAGGTGTACAGGGGATTTCCGACCTGATTGCGGTTCCCGGTCTGATTAACCTTGATTTTGCCGATGTAAAAACCATCATGTCCAATAGAGGATCTGCTCTTATGGGTATTGGAGTGGCGACAGGGGAGAGCAGAGCGGCAGAAGCTGCGAAAAAAGCGATTTCCAGTCCGCTTCTCGAGACATCCATTGATGGCGCTCAAGGTGTTTTAATGAACATCACAGGCGGAACCAACCTGAGCCTGTATGAAGTTCAGGAAGCAGCTGACATTGTGGCATCCGCTTCCGATCAGGAAGTAAACATGATTTTCGGTTCGGTCATTAATGAAAATCTGAAAGATGAAATTGTTGTAACCGTCATTGCTACAGGCTTCAGCGAGCAGGAAATCAGCCAAAGCAAACAGCCTCGTTTTGGAGGAAGCGTCCAGCCTTCACCAAACCAAAAACCGGCTGTACCTCAGAAGCGTGAGCGTGAAATGAAGCGTGAAGAACCTTCTCCATACAGCGAAAGTCCGCGTCAGCAGCAACAGCAGCCTGATGATGCATTGGATATCCCGACTTTCCTGCGCAACCGCAACAGAAGAAGATAACATTCGAAAGAGCCCGGCATATTGCCCGGGCTCTTTTTTTGTCTGATCCATTGAGCACTTTGGATGATTGGATGAGAGCTAAAGCTGATCGCTGCAAATAGGAAATCATTCCGGCTTTCATCCGACAAAACCCCTGAAAAAAACTCCCTTTTCCCTTTCACAAATTGACACACTTTCACGGACGATCTCTTTATACTTAAGGCTATATCCTGCTTGATAGACAATCTGCAGCCTGTCAGGAAAGAGGGGTTGAAATTGTCCGTTTATTTAGATGTCATCTGGCTCCTTAATTTTCTATTCGATGTATTCTTGCTGCTGCTTACGGCGTCTCTCCTGAAAAGACCGAAAATCTGGTACCGGCTTCTATTGGGCGGTTTTATCGGTTCAGCCATCATCCTTTTCCTTTTTACACCATGGGGTCCCTTTTTCAGCCATCCGGCAGGAAAAGTCCTAATTTCTGTCTTGATGATCTGGTCAGCTTTTGGTTTCGTGCGTTTTAAGTACTTTATCCAAAACTGGCTGATGTTTTACTTTGTCACATTTGCCTTGGGCGGAGGAATCATCGGGGCCCATTATTTCATGCAAAAGGATAGTTACTTATCCCAGGGTGTTCTTATCACCCAGACAACGGGATTCGGAGATCCGATTACATGGATTTTCGTCATAATCGGCTTTCCTGTACTCTGGCTGTTTTCATCCCGGCGGGGGCAGGATGTACAGGTCAAAAAACTTCAGTACCATGAAATTGTCCACGTAACCGCGGTATTTGGTGAAACCATTCTTCCAATGACAGGTCTTATTGACAGCGGCAATCAGCTGTTCGATCCCATCACGAGAACGCCCGTCATGATTGCGGATACAGGAAAATTAATCAATCTGCTGCCAAAACCGCTAACGGATAAAGTGATGTCTGGAGATGTTTTGAAGGACTCACCTGAACTGGATGATCATTGGCAGCTAAGAATGCGAATCATTCCCTACAGGGGGGTGGGACAGCAAAATCAATTCCTCATCGGCTTAAAGCCTGATTCACTGACGATTCGAACTGAAAAAGAAACACTGAACGTGAAAAAAGCCATCATTGGCTTAAGCTCTTCCCAGCTGTCAGCTGATGGAGACTTTACATGCATTGTCCATCCTCAAATGCTTCAGGAAGGTTCTTCAGCCCATGTATCTTAAACGGCAGGAAGTATTATTAGTTTACTCGCGTTTTGGACTTTTAGAAGGGGGAGAAAGATGAAAAACCTAAGGCTGCGTCTAACTTACTGGTGGTACAAACTTTTAACGAAGCTTGGCTTAAAAACGGATGAAATCTACTACATCGGGGGAAGCG is a window encoding:
- the spoVE gene encoding stage V sporulation protein E codes for the protein MTAKKTTPDFILIIVTLLLLTVGLIMVYSASAIWADYKFDDSFFFAKRQLLFAGIGIIGMFFIMNVDYWTWRTWAKILLLVCFVLLIAVLIPGIGMERNGSRSWIGVGAFSIQPSEFMKFAMIVFLAKYLSEHQKKITSFRKGLIPSLGLVFIAFGMIMLQPDLGTGTVMVGTCIIMIFTAGARIWHFGFLGLLGVGGFAALVLSAPYRMKRITSFLDPWQDPLGSGFQIIQSLYAIGPGGLFGMGLGQSRQKFFYLPEPQTDFIFAILSEELGFIGGTLVLLLFCLLLWRGIRIALGAPDLYGAFLAVGIIAMVAIQVMINIGVVTGLMPVTGITLPFLSYGGSSLTLMLMGIGVLLNISRYAKY
- the murD gene encoding UDP-N-acetylmuramoyl-L-alanine--D-glutamate ligase; protein product: MKTIDLYKGKSVLVLGLAKSGLAAAKLLQKLGASVTVNDMKPLDENEAARELQTMGIHVICGSHPDKLLEDRKIEMVVKNPGIPYSNPVLVQAAGMGIPVLTEVELAYQISEADIIGITGSNGKTTTTTLVFEMLKKDGKQPLIAGNIGTVACEVAEKAKPDQVIVMELSSFQLQGTETFKPSAAVVLNLFDAHLDYHGTKDAYAAAKGKIYENLTDSEIAVMNADDQEASRLGDASKGKRVYFSVHRDLGQGAFIKDEAIWYNDEQIISVKDIVLPGKHNLENILAAICLVKTRGCSNEAIRQVLTSFSGVIHRLQFVRNVKGRKFYNDSKATNILATSKALEAFEQPVILLAGGLDRGNGFDELKKSMKYVKALITFGETAPKLEKTAEELGIEVIKRVDNVEQAAGAAYDQSESGDIILLSPACASWDQYKTFEQRGDMFASAVHKLD
- a CDS encoding cell division protein FtsQ/DivIB, which translates into the protein MNNRMEQEKIVSIEDRIPKLKQHRKQKTNKRLIAFLCLFFVLIFLVIYFQSPLSKISVVEVKGNSHSSKETILMQSGISAGTGFWNLDGGQAEREVKKLKEIKSAQVLKTFPNKVTVQVEEYKRVAYAEKNGSYMPILENGIVLPADKASLPSDAPILINWNDADQIQEMASALLEIPKPIASSISEIYHAPEKNDSWHITLYMNEGFVISGSVRNIAEKIKDYPSIVSQLKPGSKGIIHMEVGTYFESYDKPAGTKDNPEQGVKTNETQG
- the murB gene encoding UDP-N-acetylmuramate dehydrogenase; translation: MENVIKELELAGIGKVFVNEPLSKHTTMKIGGPADCLVVPKDINSLETIIKIVKKNGVKWRAIGRGSNLLVSDEGIEGVVIKLGEGLDHMEIDGDVLTVGGGYSVIKLATIISKKGLSGLEFASGIPGSIGGAVYMNAGAHGSDMSKILMKAHVLFEDGTFEWLTNEDMHFSYRTSLLQKERPGICLEAVLKLEAGEKEEIVKVMQKNKDYRRDTQPWNFPCAGSIFRNPLPEYAGSLVEKAGLKGHKIGGAQVSEMHGNFIVNAGGATASDVLNLIAFVKETILEKNGIELETEVEIIGRNS
- the murG gene encoding undecaprenyldiphospho-muramoylpentapeptide beta-N-acetylglucosaminyltransferase, producing the protein MKVAVSGGGTGGHIYPALALIKEMQKKHPDAEFLYIGTENGLEKGIVERENIPFKSIEISGFKRKISLDNVRTVMRFLKGVQTSKRYLKDFKPDAVIGTGGYVCGPVVYAAAKMNIPTVIHEQNSLPGITNKFLARYSDKVAICFEEARSYFPADKAVMTGNPRASEVAGVNGEKGKLSAGLKPGKKSVLVFGGSRGARPINKAILEVLPEIGKRDYQLLYVTGEVHYKQVAEEAKSLGAPENVIIKPFIHNMPEVLAGVDLIVGRAGATSIAEITALGLPSILIPSPYVTANHQEVNARSLSDKGAAVLMLEKDLNGESLLREMDEVMENEARLLCMRKASSEIGMPDAASRLAEVLEEVSRKK
- the mraY gene encoding phospho-N-acetylmuramoyl-pentapeptide-transferase; translation: MLEQVILFTIMMGFLISVLLSPIFIPFLRRLKFGQSIRDEGPKSHMKKTGTPTMGGIMIILSIIVTTLVMTGKFSQPSVEMWLLIFVTFGYGVLGFLDDFIKVVMKRNLGLTSKQKLIGQIMIAVVFYLVFRQYHFSTEIRVPGTEFAFDLGWAYVLLIVFMLVGGSNAVNLTDGLDGLLSGTAAIAFGAFAILAWNQSQYDVAIFSVAVAGAVLGFLVFNAHPAKVFMGDTGSLALGGAIVTVAILTKLEILLVLIGGIFVLETLSVIIQVISFKTTGKRVFKMSPLHHHYELSGWSEWRVVVTFWTVGLIFAMIGIYIEVWM